Below is a genomic region from Hyphomicrobiales bacterium.
CTTTCGCCTCCCGCCGCTTCTTCTGCGCGATGCTCTCTGTCTTATAAATCCAATTTAAACGCAGCTTCGCAACACCCTGAGCATGCAAGGTTGCCGTGCGTGTCCCTTTGTCTGTTGATCGCGCATTTCGGCGGAAATCAGATTCCTCCACTTGCGCCAGATAGACCTCGGTGAACTGCATAGGACGCCGTGCCGATGCCGGCTCCGTCTCGGTATCGACCTCATAGACAAACACGCACATCCACTGCTCGCGCGCGCCATGGGTATCGACCGCGCCCCCCTCCTTCCGGGTGCTCTTGATCTCGATCCCGTCTGAACCTGCTGCAACGGCGTTGTTCGCGTAGCGACCACGCACAACAAGATCAGGATGCCCGTTGAAATGGGTATTGGGCACAAGCGACCGAGAAAACCGGGCGAGTGACGCTGTGATCATGTCAGAAATCATGCCCGACATCGCAGCCGGCCGGGTCATGTCATCGAGGCGCTGCAATCCCTTCGCGAGCAGCATTGAATTAACGTCTGCGAAGAAATCGTAGACGTCCTGCATGGCGTTCTCGAAGTCCAGAAGACGCAATTCATAGGGCAGCGCCGCCGCCGTATTGAATCCATCCTTGTCGATCGCAGCCTTTGCCAACTGATTCGCTCCCCGAATTAGCTGGGCAATATGACTCCATACTGCTGTGACGCAACCAAATGAGCGGATTCGGCGGTGTTTACCTCTCGAAATATGAGACGCAAAGAATCTGCTAGCCCGATCTCACTGATCGATCGGGCGTCCGGCTCTGGAAGCGCGTTCGTCTCCTGGCCGATCGCAGGTCTCTCCACGATACAGCGCCGCGACGGCTCGCTCGATCGTCTCGGCCAACGTAATCTCCTGCT
It encodes:
- a CDS encoding conserved hypothetical protein (Evidence 4 : Unknown function but conserved in other organisms) — its product is MAKAAIDKDGFNTAAALPYELRLLDFENAMQDVYDFFADVNSMLLAKGLQRLDDMTRPAAMSGMISDMITASLARFSRSLVPNTHFNGHPDLVVRGRYANNAVAAGSDGIEIKSTRKEGGAVDTHGAREQWMCVFVYEVDTETEPASARRPMQFTEVYLAQVEESDFRRNARSTDKGTRTATLHAQGVAKLRLNWIYKTESIAQKKRREAKERRDAESAAKKAAKLAARAGAKRTAKKP